gaccgacacccagcgacaggaagagagacatgttacagcatcctctttagagaccgacacccagcgacaggaagagagacatgttacagcatcctctttagagaccgacacccagcgacaggaagagagacatgttacagcatcctctttagagaccgacacccagcgacaggaagagagacatgttacagtatcctctttagagaccgacacccagcgacaggaagagagacatgttacagcatcctctttagagaccgacacccagcgacaggaagagagacatgttacagcatcctctttagagaccgacacccagcgacaggaagagagacatgttACAGCATCCTCTTTAGAGACCGACACCCAGCGAAAGGAAGAGAGACGTTACAGCATCCTCTTTAGAGACCGACACccagcgacaggaagagagacatgttACAGCATCCTCTTTAGAGACCGACACCCAGCGAAAGGAAGAGAGACGTTACAGCATCCTCTTTAGAGACCGACACccagcgacaggaagagagacacatTACAGTATCCTCTTTAGAGACCGACACccagcgacaggaagagagacatgttacagcatcctctttagagaccgacacccagcgacaggaagagagaaacgttacagcatcctctttagagaccgacacccagcgagaggaagagagacatgttacagcatcctctttagagactgacacccagcgacaggaagagagacatgttacagcatcctctttagagactgacacccagcgacaggaagagagacacgttacagcatcctctttagagaccgacacccagcgacaggaagagagacatgttacagcatcctctttagagaccgacacccagtgacaggaagagagacacgttacagcatcctctttagagaccgacacccagcgacaggaagagagacacgttacagcatcctctttagagaccgacacccagcgacaggaagagagacacgttacagcatcctctttagagaccgacacccagcgacaggaagagagacacgtTACAGCACCCTCTTTAGAGACCGACACccagcgacaggaagagagacacgttacagcatcctctttagagaccgacacccagcgacaggaagagagacatgttacagcatcctctttagagaccgacactcagcgacaggaagagagacatgttacagcatcctctttagagaccgacacccagcgacagatagagagacatgttacagcgtactctttagagaccgacacccagcgacaggaagagagacatgttacagtatcctctttagagaccgacacccagcgacaggaagagagacacgtTACAGTATCCTCTTTAGAGACCGACACccagcgacaggaagagagacacgttacagcatcctctttagagaccgacacccagcgacaggaagagagacacgttacagcatcctctttagagaccgacacccagcgacaggaagagagacatgttacagtatcctctttagagaccgacacccagcgacaggaagagagacacgttacagcatcctctttagagaccgacacccagcgacaggaagagagacacgttgcagcatcctctttagagaccgacacccagcgacaggaagagagacatgttacagcatcctctttagagaccgacacccagcgacaggaagagagacacgtTACAGCATCCTCTTTAGAGACCGACACCCAGCGACAGGAAGATAGACATGTTACAGCATCCTCTTTAGAGACCGACACccagcgacaggaagagagacatgttacagcatcctctttagagaccgacacccagcgacaggaagagagacatgttacagcatcctctttagagaccgacacccagcgacaggaagagagacatgttacagtatcctctttagagaccgacacccagcgacaggaagagagacatgttacagcatcctctttagagaccgacacccagcgacaggaagagagacatgttacagcatcctctttagagaccgacacccagcgacaggaagagagacatgttacagcatcctctttagagaccgacacccagcgacaggaagagagacatgttacagcatcctctttagagaccgacacccagcgacaggaagagagacacgttacagcatcctctttagagactgacacccagcgacaggaagagagacatgttacagcatcctctttagagaccgacacccagcgacaggaagagagacatgttacagcatcctctttagagaccgacacccagcgacaggaagagagacatgttacagcatcctctttagagaccgacacccagcgacaggaagagagacatgttacagcatcctctttagagaccgacacccagcgacaggaagagagacatgttacagcatcctctttagagaccgacacccagcgaaaggaagagagacatgttacagcatcctctttagagaccgacacccagcgacaggaagagagacacattacagcatcctctttagagactgacacccagcgacaggaagagagacatgttacagcatcctctttagagaccgacacccagcgacaggaagagagaaacgttacagcatcctctttagagaccgacacccagcgagaggaagagagacatgttacagcatcctctttagagactgacacccagcgacaggaagagagacatgttacagcatcctctttagagactgacacccagcgacaggaagagagacacgttacagcatcctctttagagaccgacacccagcgacaggaagagagacatgttacagcatcctctttagagaccgacacccagtgacaggaagagagacacgttacagcatcctctttagagaccgacacccagcgacaggaagagagacacgttacagcatcctctttagagaccgacacccagcgacaggaagagagacacgttacagcatcctctttagagaccgacacccagcgacaggaagagagacacgtTACAGCACCCTCTTTAGAGACCGACACccagcgacaggaagagagacacgttacagcatcctctttagagaccgacacccagcgacaggaagagagacatgttacagcatcctctttagagaccgacactcagcgacaggaagagagacatgttacagcatcctctttagagaccgacacccagcgacagatagagagacatgttacagcgtcctctttagagaccgacacccagcgacaggaagagagacatgttacagtatcctctttagagaccgacacccagcgacaggaagagagacacgttacagcatcctctttagagaccgacacccagcgacaggaagagagacacgttacagcatcctctttagagaccgacacccagcgacaggaagagagacatgttacagtatcctctttagagaccgacacccagcgacaggaagagagacacgttacagcatcctctttagagaccgacacccagcgacaggaagagagacacgttgcagcatcctctttagagaccgacacccagcgacaggaagagagacatgttacagcatcctctttagagaccgacacccagcgacaggaagagagacacgtTACAGCATCCTCTTTAGAGACCGACACCCAGCGACAGGAAGATAGACATGTTACAGCATCCTCTTTAGAGACCGACACccagcgacaggaagagagacatgttacagcatcctctttagagaccgacacccagcgacaggaagagagacatgttacagcatcctctttagagaccgacacccagcgacaggaagagagacatgttacagtatcctctttagagaccgacacccagcgacaggaagagagacatgttacagcatcctctttagagaccgacacccagcgacaggaagagagacatgttacagcatcctctttagagaccgacacccagcgacaggaagagagacatgttacagcatcctctttagagaccgacacccagcgacaggaagagagacatgttacagcatcctctttagagaccgacacccagcgacaggaagagagacacgttacagcatcctctttagagactgacacccagcgacaggaagagagacatgttACAGCATCCTCTTTAGAGACCGACACCCAGCGACAGGAAAAGAGACACGTTACAGCATCCTCTTTAGAGACCGACACccagcgacaggaagagagacatgttACATCATCCTCTTTAGAGACTGACACccagcgacaggaagagagacatgttacagcatcctctttagagactgacacccagcgacaggaagagagacacgttacagcatcctctttagagaccgacacccagcgacaggaagagagacatgttacagcatcctctttagagaccgacacccagcgacaggaagagagacacgttacagcatcctctttagagaccgacacccagcgacaggaagagagacacgttagagcatcctctttagagaccgacacccaacgacaggaagagagacacgttacagcatcctctttagagaccgacacccagcgacaggaagagagacacgtTACAGCACCCTCTTTAGAGACCGACACccagcgacaggaagagagacacgttacagcatcctctttagagaccgacacccagcgacaggaagagagacatgttacagcatcctctttagagaccgacactcagcgacaggaagagagacatgttacagcatcctctttagagaccgacacccagcgacagatagagagacatgttacagcgtcctctttagagaccgacacccagcgacaggaagagagacatgttacagtatcctctttagagaccgacacccagcgacaggaagagagacatgttacagtatcctctttagagaccgacacccagcgacaggaagagagacacgttacagcatcctctttagagaccgacacccagcgacaggaagagagacacgttacagcatcctctttagagaccgacacccagcgacaggaagagagacatgttacagtatcctctttagagaccgacacccagcgacaggaagagagacacgttacagcatcctctttagagaccgacacccagcgacaggaagagagacacgttacagcatcctctttagagaccgacacccagcgacaggaagagagacatgttacagtatcctctttagagaccgacacccagcgacaggaagagagacatgttacagcatcctctttagagaccgacacccagcgacaggaagagagacatgttacagcatcctctttagagaccgacacccagcgacaggaagagagacatgttacagtatcctctttagagaccgacactcagcgacaggaagagagacacgttacagcatcctctttagagaccgacacccagcgacagaaagagagacatgttacagtatcctctttagagaccgacacccagcgacaggaagagagacatgttacagcatcctctttagagaccgacacccagcgacaggaagagagacatgttacagcatcctctttagagaccgacacccagcgacaggaagagagacacgtTACAGCACCCTCTTTAGAGACCGACACccagcgacaggaagagagacacgtTACAGCACCCTCTTTAGAGACCGACTACCCATAATACCGCTAGACTACCCATAATACCGCTAGACTACCCATAATACCGCTAGACTACCTATAATATCCTGTCTGGAATAATGCCTGCTTAATAGACTCTCTGGTGTAGAAGTAGCccataggcacagatctaggatcagtttacacTCCACTGATATTAACCTTAACCATTATGGCCAAAAACGAAAAACTGACTTGACATCAGTCATAAGGGAAACTTCATATGATGTTGAGTATAAGGACCATATTTCAAAGACCTCATCAGGAGCATCACTCCCACTGACTACAAAGGGACTTTGATAGTTACCGTGATAAAATCCATCAATCCAAAAATCTCCAAATATCTGAGATTCTAGGAACAGTGTATGTAAAGCTGTGTAGTCAGAGGGTCAGTGACAGCTGTGTAGTCAGAGGGTCAGAGACAGTGGTGTAGTCAGAGGGTCAGAGACAGCTGTGTAGTCAGAGGGTCAGTGACAGCTGTGTAGTCAGAGGGTCAGAGACAGTGGTGTAGTCAGAGGGTCAGAGACAGCTGTGTAGTCAGAGGGTCAGAGACAGCTGTGTAGTCAGAGGGTCAGTGACAGCTGTGTAGTCAGAGGGTCAGTGACAGCTGTGTAGTCAGAGGGTCAGTGACAGCTGTGTAGTCAGAGGGTCAGAGACAGCTGTGTAGTCAGAGGGTCAGTGACAGCTGTGTAGTCAGAGGGTCAGAGACAGCTGTGTAGTCAGAGGGTCAGATACAGCTGTGTAGTCAGAGGGTCAGTGACAGCTGTGTAGTCAGAGGGTCAGTGACAGCTGTGTAGTCAGAGGGTCAGTCACAGCTGTGTAGTCAGAGGGTCAGTCACAGCTGTGTAGTCAGAGGGTCAGTAACAGTGGTGTAGTCAGAGGGTCAGTCACAGCTGTGTAGTCAGAGGGTCAGTGACAGCTGTGTAGTCAGAGGGTCAGTGACAGCTGTGTAGTCAGAGGGTCAGTCACAGCTGTGTAGTCAGAGGGTCAGTGACAGCTGTGTAGTCAGAGGGTCAGTGACAGCTGTGTAGTCAGAGGGTCAGTGACAGCTGTGTAGTCAGAGGGTCAGAGACAGCTGTGTAGTCAGAGGGTCAGTGACAGCTGTGTAGTCAGAGGGTCAGAGACAGCTGTGTAGTCAGAGGGTCAGTGACAGCTGTGTAGTCAGAGGGTCAGTGACAGCTGTGTAGTCAGAGGGTCAGAGACAGCTGTGTAGTCAGAGGGTCAGAGACAGCTGTGTAGTCAGAGGGTCAGTGACAGCTGTGTAGTCAGAGGGTCAGTGACAGCTGTGTAGTCAGAGGGTCAGTGACAGCTCTGTAGTCAGAGGGTCAGAGACTCAGAGACCTTTGAGGATCTTTGAGAAGCAGCAGAGCAGCAGATCTCCATCTGGAGTGTCCTACAGCTGTTAGTCAGTTCAGACCCTGCTCTCCTCACAGAGACAGGTCACCATGCCCCGCGGGTCAGACCCTGCTCTCCTCACAGAGACAGGTCACCATGCCCCGCGGGTCAGACCCTGCTCTCCTCACAGAGACAGGTCACCATGCCCCGCGGGTCAGACCCTGCTCTCCTCACAGAGACAGGTCACCATGCCCCGCGGGTCAGACCCTGCTCTCCTCACAGAGACAGGTCACCATGCCCCGCGGGTCAGACCCTGCTCTCCTCACAGAGACAGGTCACCATGCCCCGTGGGTCAGACCCTGCTCTCCTCACAGAGACAGGTCACCATGCCCCGCGGGTCAGACCCTGCTCTCCTCACAGAGACAGGTCACCATGCCCCGTGGGTCAGACCCTGCTCTCCTCACAGAGACAGGTCACCATGCCCCGCGGGTCAGACCCTGCTCTCCTCACAGAGACAGGTCACCATGCCCCGCGGGTCAGACCCTGCTCTCCTCACAGAGACAGGTCACCATGCCCCGTGGGTCAGACCCTGCTCTCCTCACAGAGACAGGTCACCATGCCCCGCGGGTCAGACCCTGCTCTCCTCACAGAGACAGGTCACCATGCCCCGCGGGTCAGACCCTGCTCTCCTCACAGAGACAGGTCACCATGCCCCGTGGGTCAGACCCTGCTCTCCTCACAGAGACAGGTCACCATGCCCCGCGGGTCAGACCCTGCTCTCCTCACAGAGACAGGTCACCATGCCCCGCGGGTCAGACCCTGCTCTCCTCACAGAGACAGGTCACCATGCCCCGTGGGTCAGACCCTGCTCTCCTCACAGAGACAGGTCACCATGCCCCGCGGGTCAGACCCTGCTCTCCTCACAGAGACAGGTCACCATGCCCCGTGGGTTCATGCCttacacacaaaaacacagaggcacacacacaggtgcatgcatgaacgcacacacacaagcactcacccacacacacagagatcagaGAGAAGAGATGGGTAAATACCAGGAAGCAGATTGGATGATTACAGGCCGTCCACCAGATCAATATTTATCTGGTAACGAGGATTGTCAAATTACATTTCAGTTGTTACCACTGATTCCCAGTAGGAGGCATCCAAATGGAGCtgatttgtgttgtgtgtgtgagtgtgagtgtgtgtgtgtgtgagtgtgagtgtgagtgtgagtgtgtgtgtgtgtgtgtgtgcataatggAGCTTTGATAATATAGAGGGCAGTATTTCCAAACCCAGACACCTCAGACACCCCAGACAGGGAGGTAGGCTTTCACACTCAAAGGCACATGCACATGACTCTGTTTTGAGGCAGCGACTCCTCCTACATGGTGGTCATATTAAAGGCTCTGATAGAGTCAGTGAGGCAGCGACTCCTCCAACATGGTGGTCATATTAAAGGCTCTGATAGAGTCAGTGAGGCAGAGACTCCTCCTACATGGTGGTCATATTAAAGGCTCTGATAGAGTCAGTGAGGCAGAGACTCCTCCTACATGGTGGTCATATTAAAGGCTCTGATAGAGTCAGTGAGGCAGCAACTCCTCCTACATGGTGGTCATATTAAAGGCTCTGATAGAGTCAGTGAGGCAGAGACTCCTCCTACATGGTGGTCATATTAAAGGCTCTGATAGAGTCAGTGAGGCAGCGACTCCTCCAACATGGTGGTCATATTAAAGGCTCTGATAGAGTCAGTGAGGCAGAGACTCCTCCTACATGGTGGTCATATTAAAGGCTCTGATAGAGTCAGTGAGGCAGAGACTCCTCCTACATGGTGGTCATATTAAAGGCTCTGATAGAGTCAGTGAGGCAGAGACTCCTCCTACATGGTGGTCATATTAAAGGCTCTGATAGAGTCAGTGAGGGAGCGACTCCTCCTACATGGTGGTCATATTAAAGGCTCTGATAGTCAGTGAGGCAGAGACTCCTCCTACATGGTGGTCATATTAAAGGCTCTGATAGAGTCAGTGAGGCAGAGACTCCTCCTACATGGTGGTCATATTAAAGGCTCTGATAGAGTCAGTGAGGCAGAGACTCCTCCTACATGGTGGTCATATTAAAGGCTCTGATAGAGTCAGTGAGGCAGAGACTCCTCCTACATGGTGGTCATATTAAAGGCTCTGACAGAGTCAGTGAGGCAGAGACTCCTCCTACATGGTGGTCATATTAAAGGCTCTGATAGAGTCAGTGAGGCAGAGACTCCTCCTACATGGTGGTCATATTAAAGGCTCTGATAGAGTCAGTGAGGCAGAGACTCCTCCTACATGGTGGTCATATTAAAGGCTCTGATAGAGTCAGTGAGGCAGACTCCTCCTACATGGTGGTCATATTAAAGGCAGAAGGCAGAATACTAAACAAAGGCAGAAGCTTGTTGAATATATAGAACCCTCTAATTCTAATCTGATCTCAAACCAGTTCCGCtgctttttttcattgttcccctctaatcagacaCTGATTTAgatctgggacaccaggtggatgTAATGAATAATCAGGTAGAACATAAAACCAGAACTAGTCCAGACTTCCGAGAGTAAGATTGAAATAACCATCTTATAGAAAGTACTAAAGCAGGACAACTTTACCCGGTCTTGGCGAAATTAGTCCAATAGGTCATCACCACAGCACTGAGCATGATGTCATTCTTGGAGAAGTTACAGGGGAACAGGTCTGTGGGTCCGATCATGGGGATCCCGAACACGTAGGGTACCTCGTCCCCGTGGGCTGCGTCCGACCAGGCCGGCTTCATCAGACTCTGGCAGTGGTGGTAGAAGGCGTAGAAGTACGTTGGCGAGCCGTAACGGGCGTGGAGGTCCGCCGTCACTACCGACGGCTCCACCCACTGGTGGTCGGTGAACAGAGCGACCAGCGTCTTGCGTCGTGTCTCGGGGTTGTCGCGGTCCGCCCAGTCCGTGTACATGAACTTGATGGTCTCCCTTAGAGTGTCTTTGCCTTCTGGGTAACCGTAGAGGCTGTCAACAAAGTCCGACACTGAGAAGTCAAAGTCGTTGCCCGAGATGCCGTCCTCTGAGTCGACCACGTTGTCCACGAAGCGAAGCCCCTCCCCCTGGTTGACTCCCAGCATGATGTCATAATTCAGGAACTCTCCCTGTGTGGAAATAACCAAATGTgttgaaaatgtattattttgtgtGACAACTGACTTTCAGCTAGATTTGATTACAGTTGTTATGTATGTAGTTGACTTGACTTCATTACCATTATgggaatgtttgtgtgtgtatgttttttccTCTTGATCTGTTCTATTTAAAAAACTAAGTCAAATCAGAAACAAACAAAGCAACAAAACTATCCCAGCGGTCTCCCACCTGCTCCATGAGGATCTCTGGATCATCAGGTATGACGTCTCCGTCTATAACCGGTCCGAAGGCTACATGGTACCGTGCTGGCTGGATGTCCTGCTGTAC
This Salvelinus namaycush isolate Seneca unplaced genomic scaffold, SaNama_1.0 Scaffold3358, whole genome shotgun sequence DNA region includes the following protein-coding sequences:
- the LOC120040204 gene encoding neuroligin-3-like yields the protein MLQDAGVCGVLEDAGVCGVLEDAGVCGVLEDAGVCGVLEDAAGHWGLFHRAIIQSGSALSSWAVNYQPVKYTRLLSEKVGCNVLDTLDMVDCLRKKSARELVQQDIQPARYHVAFGPVIDGDVIPDDPEILMEQGEFLNYDIMLGVNQGEGLRFVDNVVDSEDGISGNDFDFSVSDFVDSLYGYPEGKDTLRETIKFMYTDWADRDNPETRRKTLVALFTDHQWVEPSVVTADLHARYGSPTYFYAFYHHCQSLMKPAWSDAAHGDEVPYVFGIPMIGPTDLFPCNFSKNDIMLSAVVMTYWTNFAKTG